Proteins from a genomic interval of Osmia bicornis bicornis chromosome 11, iOsmBic2.1, whole genome shotgun sequence:
- the LOC114880984 gene encoding MTOR-associated protein MEAK7, with the protein MGHGTSRSASSANILSADELTLVENLFKSMSRSSGSIKREDIFKHWSTHLDDVLLQFVVRFLCHEPGKRVSTINGENFGRLYVFAVRGSPEERTSLIFNGFSEEEQKHEIPTTAFLQYVQATINSYLKLQKSSGNAHYLTWSSIGCTVNTRRIGMRSRSLCEDLVKHSDSLTIDQIENWFSMAGTFKVIQSHVFQCLFLVSQKKGDKNTSARINDLNLLPICRGLENIPHFPSILGLGDVLFLNLSLPQEVRNEWRFLFSSQVHGESFSTMLGRITMQGATIMILQDTDDHVFGGFASDSWAIGPNFIGNQTSFLFKLEPDILTFSSSGYNNHYQYLNLHQQTMPNGLLMGGQLNYPGLWLDWEYGNGKSSVSCTTFQNYVQLSGKENFKIKHCEVWGVGPIPEVEEDTRDSRSVLDQDSTSKVILQMAGRKMYSEDLKEVKE; encoded by the coding sequence ATGGGTCATGGTACGAGCCGTTCCGCATCCTCTGCGAATATACTTTCCGCGGACGAGCTGACCTTAGTGGAGAATTTGTTCAAGTCCATGTCCCGTAGTTCTGGTTCCATTAAACGCGAAGACATATTTAAGCACTGGTCAACCCATTTAGACGACGTATTATTGCAATTTGTGGTAAGATTCCTATGTCACGAACCCGGAAAGAGAGTATCTACTATCAACGGAGAGAATTTTGGACGGTTATACGTGTTTGCCGTTCGTGGTAGTCCAGAGGAGAGAACTagtttaattttcaatggTTTCTCAGAAGAGGAACAGAAACATGAAATACCCACCACTGCGTTCCTTCAATATGTACAAGCTACTATAAATTCTTATTTAAAACTGCAGAAGAGTTCTGGAAATGCTCATTATCTAACTTGGAGCAGTATTGGCTGCACAGTAAATACCAGGAGAATAGGAATGCGTTCTAGAAGTCTGTGCGAAGATCTGGTTAAGCACAGCGACTCTTTAACTATagatcaaattgaaaattggttCTCCATGGCTGGTACGTTCAAGGTGATTCAGTCGCACGTTTTCCAGTGCCTTTTCTTAGTCTCCCAGAAAAAAGGAGACAAGAACACCAGTGCTAGAATAAACGATTTGAACCTTCTACCGATCTGCCGAGGTTTAGAAAATATACCGCATTTCCCTAGTATTCTCGGGCTGGGCGACGTTCTATTCTTGAATCTAAGCTTGCCTCAAGAAGTTCGCAACGAATGGAGATTCTTGTTCTCCAGTCAAGTTCATGGAGAATCATTTTCCACTATGCTAGGAAGAATTACTATGCAAGGAGCCACGATCATGATACTTCAAGATACGGACGACCACGTATTCGGTGGTTTCGCTTCAGACAGTTGGGCGATCGGGCCAAATTTCATAGGAAATCAAActtcttttctcttcaaaTTAGAACCAGATATACTAACGTTTTCCTCGTCCGGTTACAACAATCATTACCAGTATCTGAATCTTCATCAACAAACTATGCCTAACGGTTTGCTGATGGGCGGCCAACTGAATTACCCTGGTCTCTGGCTAGATTGGGAGTACGGGAATGGTAAATCCAGCGTATCATGTACGACCTTCCAGAACTACGTACAACTCAGTGGCAAAGAGAACTTCAAGATCAAACACTGCGAGGTATGGGGTGTAGGCCCAATTCCAGAGGTAGAAGAAGACACGCGTGATTCGAGATCGGTTCTGGATCAAGATTCCACCTCGAAAGTTATATTGCAGATGGCTGGACGAAAGATGTACAGCGAGGATTTAAAGGAGGTGAAAGAGTAG